A region from the Nocardioides coralli genome encodes:
- a CDS encoding lytic transglycosylase domain-containing protein codes for MRSLRRSRRTVSGLALAGLLLGGCSQPATGPASTTGPTGVPDPAPTARPDDGGAKVSEGLEDVLRRTRSGAPRRPSTARQAATQIRVAERVIADPATNAEDLALAGHAQQVAYRTLADRPAWDARVRSLLPRPLRRRAADNVAARRAFRSMHATRDRDLADELPAWRIVEPLPAGRLRRLYRAAERRFGVEWEYLAAIHLVETAFGRIEGTSVAGAQGPMQFIPTTWDIYGAGGDVEDPRDAILAAGRMLRANDFAGDRAGALYRYNNHPAYVRGVTLHAEVMKRHPRSFLGYHAWQVHYLTRHGSIWLPEGYAEKRPVPVRQFLARRG; via the coding sequence GTGAGGTCCCTGCGGAGGTCCCGACGCACCGTCTCCGGCCTGGCGCTGGCCGGCCTGCTCCTCGGCGGCTGCTCGCAACCGGCCACCGGGCCGGCCTCGACCACCGGGCCCACCGGCGTCCCGGATCCCGCACCCACCGCACGGCCCGACGACGGCGGCGCGAAGGTCTCCGAGGGACTGGAGGACGTGCTCCGGAGGACCCGCTCCGGAGCGCCGCGCCGCCCGTCCACCGCGCGTCAGGCGGCCACCCAGATCCGGGTGGCCGAGCGGGTGATCGCCGACCCCGCCACGAACGCGGAGGACCTGGCGCTGGCCGGGCACGCGCAGCAGGTGGCCTACCGGACGCTGGCCGACCGCCCGGCCTGGGACGCGCGGGTGCGCTCCCTGCTGCCCCGGCCGCTTCGGAGGCGGGCCGCCGACAACGTGGCCGCCCGGCGGGCATTCCGGTCGATGCACGCCACGCGTGACCGGGACCTCGCCGACGAGCTCCCGGCCTGGCGCATCGTGGAGCCCCTGCCCGCCGGACGGCTGCGCCGGCTCTACCGGGCGGCCGAGCGGCGGTTCGGCGTGGAGTGGGAGTACCTCGCGGCGATCCATCTGGTCGAGACAGCCTTCGGGCGCATCGAGGGGACCTCGGTGGCGGGCGCCCAGGGCCCGATGCAGTTCATCCCCACCACCTGGGACATCTACGGCGCGGGGGGCGACGTCGAGGATCCCCGCGACGCGATCCTCGCGGCCGGCCGGATGCTGCGAGCCAACGACTTCGCAGGCGACCGGGCCGGTGCCCTCTACCGCTACAACAACCACCCGGCGTACGTCCGTGGGGTGACGCTGCACGCGGAGGTCATGAAGCGGCACCCTCGGTCCTTCCTCGGCTACCACGCCTGGCAGGTGCACTACCTCACCCGGCACGGGAGCATCTGGCTGCCGGAGGGGTACGCCGAGAAGCGCCCCGTGCCGGTACGGCAGTTCCTCGCGCGGCGCGGCTGA
- the mfd gene encoding transcription-repair coupling factor, translating to MTLTHLTDAVLAEPTLAQAMTDAKGGAVAALDLTGPAGLRPFVVAGLLRQDRTVLAVTPTAREAEDLVAALGDVVDPDEVAYYPSWETLPHERLSPRNDTVGRRLAVLRRLRHPGTAAGQGPLRVVVAPVRSLLQPQVAGLGDLAPVELVAGDTVPLEDVVTRLAGAAYSRVDLVEKRGEFAVRGGIVDVFPPTEEHPLRVEFWGDDVEEIRSFAVADQRTLEQVDRLWAPPCRELLLTEDVRRRAAALGEAHPQLVELTDKIAAGIAVEGMESLAPVLVDEMELLVDLLPVDTHVLVLDPERVRARAHDLVATSEEFLGASWAAAAGGGQAPIDLGAASYRELGEVREHVLGREQAWWSVSPFGLGDEGVEVDADAVDSRLLPAKAAELYRGDLERAITDVRGWLADQHRVVVVHPGHGPAERLVEVLADHDVPAALVAPEELEPRPGVVTVTTGTLDHGFVDPSLRLALLTGDDLSGQKTSTRDMRRMPARRKKQIDPLELTAGDYVVHEQHGVGRFVEMKQREVGGAVREYLVLEYGASKRGGPPDRLYVPADALDQVTRYVGGEQPSLDRLGGADWTKRKNRARKAVREIAAELIKLYAARQATQGHAYGPDSPWQRELEDAFPFQETPDQLSTVDEVKADMRRTVPMDRLVCGDVGYGKTEIAVRAAFKAVQDGKQVAVLVPTTLLVTQHLSTFAERMSGFPVTVKPLSRFQTDAEAREVIAGLAEGSVDIVVGTHRLLNPDIRVKDLGLIIVDEEQRFGVEHKEQMKRLRTSVDVLSMSATPIPRTLEMAVTGIREMSTITTPPEERHPVLTYVGAYEDRQVTAAIRRELLREGQVFFIHNRVSSIEKAASRIRELVPEARVATAHGQMGEHQLEQVMLDFWEKRFDVLVCTTIVESGLDVSNANTMIIERADTLGLSQLHQLRGRVGRSRERAYAYFLYPAEKPLTETAHERLATLAQHSDLGGGMAIAMKDLEIRGAGNLLGGEQSGHIADVGFDLYVRLVGEAVQEFKGEAEPELREVRIELPVEAHLPHDFIPSERLRLEMYKRLAEVRADADVDVLLEEMQDRYGEPPEPVAALLLVARFRARARQAGVGEVTVAGRNVRFAPVELPESRVVRLQRLYPKSIVKSQLGTVLVPRPGTPGATGRPLEGVALLEWARGVIDSVIDPQEQKEKS from the coding sequence GTGACCCTCACCCATCTCACCGACGCGGTGCTCGCCGAGCCCACGCTGGCCCAGGCGATGACCGACGCGAAGGGCGGCGCCGTCGCCGCGCTCGACCTCACCGGCCCGGCCGGCCTGCGCCCGTTCGTGGTGGCCGGGCTGCTGCGTCAGGACCGCACCGTCCTCGCCGTCACCCCGACGGCCCGCGAGGCCGAGGACCTCGTGGCGGCACTCGGCGACGTCGTGGACCCCGACGAGGTCGCCTACTACCCGAGCTGGGAGACGCTGCCGCACGAGCGGCTGAGCCCCCGCAACGACACCGTCGGCCGGCGGCTGGCGGTGCTGCGTCGGCTCCGCCACCCGGGCACCGCCGCCGGGCAGGGACCGCTGCGGGTCGTGGTGGCCCCGGTGCGGTCGCTGCTCCAGCCGCAGGTCGCCGGGCTCGGCGACCTGGCGCCGGTCGAGCTCGTCGCGGGCGACACCGTGCCGCTGGAGGACGTGGTGACACGGCTCGCCGGCGCGGCGTACTCCCGCGTCGACCTCGTCGAGAAGCGCGGCGAGTTCGCGGTCCGCGGTGGCATCGTCGACGTCTTCCCGCCGACGGAGGAGCACCCGCTCCGGGTGGAGTTCTGGGGCGACGACGTCGAGGAGATCCGGAGCTTCGCGGTCGCCGACCAGCGGACCCTCGAGCAGGTCGACCGGCTCTGGGCACCGCCGTGCCGTGAGCTGCTCCTCACCGAGGACGTACGCCGCCGGGCGGCCGCGCTCGGCGAGGCGCACCCGCAGCTGGTCGAGCTGACCGACAAGATCGCCGCCGGCATCGCCGTGGAGGGCATGGAGTCGCTGGCGCCGGTGCTGGTGGACGAGATGGAGCTGCTCGTCGACCTGCTGCCGGTCGACACGCACGTCCTCGTGCTCGACCCGGAGCGGGTCCGGGCCCGTGCCCACGACCTGGTCGCCACCAGCGAGGAGTTCCTCGGCGCCAGCTGGGCCGCCGCGGCCGGGGGCGGGCAGGCACCGATCGACCTGGGCGCTGCGTCCTACCGCGAGCTGGGCGAGGTCCGGGAGCACGTGCTGGGCCGTGAGCAGGCCTGGTGGAGCGTCAGTCCCTTCGGGCTCGGCGACGAGGGCGTCGAGGTCGACGCCGACGCGGTCGACTCACGGCTGCTGCCGGCGAAGGCGGCCGAGCTCTACCGCGGCGACCTCGAGCGCGCCATCACCGACGTCCGCGGCTGGCTGGCAGACCAGCACCGCGTGGTGGTCGTCCACCCCGGCCACGGTCCGGCCGAGCGGCTGGTCGAGGTGCTCGCCGACCACGACGTGCCCGCCGCCCTGGTGGCACCGGAGGAGCTGGAGCCTCGGCCGGGCGTCGTGACGGTGACCACCGGCACGCTCGACCACGGTTTCGTCGACCCGTCGCTGCGGCTGGCCCTGCTCACCGGCGACGACCTGTCCGGGCAGAAGACCTCCACCCGCGACATGCGCCGGATGCCGGCCCGGCGGAAGAAGCAGATCGACCCGCTGGAGCTGACGGCGGGGGACTACGTGGTGCACGAGCAGCACGGCGTCGGCCGGTTCGTCGAGATGAAGCAGCGCGAGGTCGGCGGGGCCGTCCGGGAGTACCTCGTGCTCGAGTACGGCGCCTCGAAGCGCGGTGGCCCGCCGGACCGGCTCTACGTGCCGGCCGACGCGCTCGACCAGGTGACGCGGTACGTCGGCGGCGAGCAGCCCAGTCTCGACCGGCTCGGCGGCGCGGACTGGACGAAGCGGAAGAACCGGGCACGCAAGGCGGTGCGCGAGATCGCGGCCGAGCTGATCAAGCTCTACGCCGCGCGGCAGGCGACGCAGGGGCACGCCTACGGCCCCGACAGTCCCTGGCAGCGCGAGCTCGAGGACGCCTTCCCGTTCCAGGAGACCCCCGACCAGCTGAGCACGGTCGACGAGGTCAAGGCCGACATGCGGCGCACGGTGCCGATGGACCGGCTGGTGTGCGGCGACGTCGGCTACGGCAAGACCGAGATCGCGGTGCGGGCGGCCTTCAAGGCCGTGCAGGACGGCAAGCAGGTGGCGGTCCTGGTGCCGACCACGCTGCTGGTCACCCAGCACCTCTCCACCTTCGCCGAGCGGATGAGCGGGTTCCCGGTCACCGTGAAGCCACTGTCGCGGTTCCAGACCGACGCCGAGGCGCGGGAGGTCATCGCGGGTCTGGCCGAGGGCTCCGTCGACATCGTGGTCGGCACCCACCGGCTGCTCAACCCCGACATCCGCGTCAAGGACCTGGGGCTGATCATCGTCGACGAGGAGCAGCGGTTCGGCGTGGAGCACAAGGAGCAGATGAAGCGGCTCCGGACCTCGGTCGACGTGCTGTCCATGAGTGCCACCCCGATCCCGCGGACGCTCGAGATGGCCGTGACCGGGATCCGGGAGATGTCGACCATCACCACCCCGCCGGAGGAGAGGCACCCGGTGCTCACCTACGTCGGCGCCTACGAGGACCGCCAGGTCACGGCCGCCATCCGCCGCGAGCTGCTCCGCGAGGGCCAGGTGTTCTTCATCCACAACCGGGTCAGCTCGATCGAGAAGGCCGCCTCGCGGATCCGCGAGCTGGTCCCGGAGGCCCGTGTCGCGACGGCCCACGGACAGATGGGCGAGCACCAGCTCGAGCAGGTGATGCTCGACTTCTGGGAGAAGCGCTTCGACGTCCTGGTCTGCACGACCATCGTCGAGTCGGGGCTCGACGTCTCCAACGCCAACACCATGATCATCGAGCGGGCCGACACCCTCGGACTCTCCCAGCTCCACCAGCTGCGCGGCCGGGTCGGTCGCAGCCGGGAGCGCGCCTACGCCTACTTCCTCTACCCGGCCGAGAAGCCGCTCACCGAGACCGCGCACGAACGACTGGCCACCCTGGCCCAGCACTCCGACCTCGGTGGCGGCATGGCGATCGCGATGAAGGACCTCGAGATCCGGGGCGCCGGCAACCTGCTCGGTGGGGAGCAGTCGGGGCACATCGCCGACGTCGGCTTCGACCTCTACGTCCGGCTGGTCGGCGAGGCCGTGCAGGAGTTCAAGGGCGAGGCGGAGCCCGAGCTGCGCGAGGTGCGGATCGAGCTGCCCGTGGAGGCCCACCTGCCACACGACTTCATCCCGAGCGAGCGGTTGCGCCTGGAGATGTACAAGCGGCTGGCCGAGGTCCGCGCCGACGCCGACGTCGACGTGCTGCTCGAGGAGATGCAGGACCGGTACGGCGAGCCGCCGGAGCCGGTCGCGGCGCTGCTGCTGGTGGCTCGCTTCCGTGCCCGCGCGCGTCAGGCCGGGGTCGGCGAGGTCACGGTCGCCGGCCGCAACGTGCGGTTCGCCCCGGTGGAGCTGCCGGAGTCGCGCGTGGTCCGGCTGCAGCGGCTCTACCCGAAGAGCATCGTCAAGAGCCAGCTCGGCACGGTCCTGGTGCCCCGGCCGGGGACCCCGGGGGCGACGGGCCGTCCGCTGGAGGGAGTGGCCCTGCTTGAATGGGCCCGCGGCGTGATCGACTCCGTGATCGACCCGCAGGAGCAGAAGGAGAAGTCGTGA
- a CDS encoding MazG family protein: MSGDRDVLEFLAVVRRLRAECPWKAAQTHRSLARYLLEECHETLEALDTGDAVHLREELGDLLLQVFLHAAIAEETGEFTMADVAADVTAKMVRRNPHVFGDVDAAGLDPAAVNEVWEARKAEEKRRTSVTEGLAPGLPALLYADKVLDRLRRAGGGGAPTSTGDPAGDGIGERLLALVAEAREQGADPEQELRDAVRRLVALRDGD; this comes from the coding sequence ATGAGCGGCGACCGGGACGTCCTCGAGTTCCTCGCCGTGGTGCGGAGGCTCCGGGCCGAGTGCCCGTGGAAGGCCGCGCAGACCCACCGCTCGCTGGCCCGCTACCTCCTCGAAGAGTGCCACGAGACCCTGGAGGCGCTCGACACGGGCGACGCCGTCCATCTCCGTGAGGAGCTGGGGGACCTGTTGCTGCAAGTGTTCCTGCACGCCGCCATCGCCGAGGAGACCGGCGAGTTCACGATGGCCGACGTCGCCGCGGACGTCACGGCCAAGATGGTCCGGCGCAACCCGCACGTCTTCGGTGACGTCGACGCCGCGGGCCTCGACCCCGCTGCGGTCAACGAGGTGTGGGAGGCGCGCAAGGCCGAGGAGAAGCGGCGTACGTCGGTGACCGAGGGCCTGGCCCCCGGGCTCCCCGCGCTGCTCTACGCCGACAAGGTGCTCGACCGGCTGCGCCGAGCGGGCGGGGGCGGCGCGCCCACCTCGACCGGTGACCCGGCGGGCGACGGGATCGGCGAGCGGCTGCTGGCCCTGGTCGCCGAGGCGCGCGAGCAGGGAGCGGACCCCGAGCAGGAGCTGCGCGACGCCGTGCGCCGGCTGGTGGCGCTGCGGGACGGCGACTGA
- a CDS encoding Nramp family divalent metal transporter has translation MQETTGVGEIATEIPHTNVPPVHYADLPEPAPLRRVVGPSVLLLAGAIGSGEYILWPSIASQVGLVLVWLVVLGVTTQYFLNMEIERYTLATGETAVTGFTRLWRPWGLLFVAMAVLAWMWPGWATGGTTTLSFVFGFSEEVIPFATIGVLVLIGVVLTASPVVYSTVEKIQFFMVALIVGFVVYAALTLIGGDGYAELAGGFTAVGDIPDAAATIGAAPLLGAIAFAGAGGIMNLVQSNWVRDKGLGMGARMPRVVSPFTGREEASPTTGYFFRRDAENLRRWQGWWRVADREQQLTFLLIGGVSLLVFMTLTFVTVGTGTDAEGLDFIRLQGDALGSAVGGWLSTVFWLIGTAVLFSTNLAVLDMVARLTADVLRTGALRDSQRWSESRLYFVTVWAMILFGSVILLLGVDQPLLLLVIASALNGIVMFIYSALLLKLNRGVLPREIGLSGVRLGAIVWAVVFYGFFSAILLWDQVGQLL, from the coding sequence ATGCAGGAGACCACCGGGGTCGGCGAGATCGCCACCGAGATCCCCCACACCAACGTCCCACCCGTCCACTACGCCGACCTGCCCGAACCGGCCCCGCTCCGCCGGGTCGTGGGTCCGAGCGTGCTGCTGCTCGCCGGCGCGATCGGGTCCGGGGAGTACATCCTCTGGCCCTCCATCGCCTCCCAGGTCGGTCTGGTGCTCGTCTGGCTGGTCGTGCTGGGCGTGACGACCCAGTACTTCCTCAACATGGAGATCGAGCGCTACACGCTCGCCACCGGCGAGACGGCGGTCACCGGCTTCACCCGGCTGTGGCGGCCCTGGGGCCTGCTGTTCGTGGCGATGGCGGTGCTGGCCTGGATGTGGCCCGGCTGGGCGACCGGTGGCACGACCACGCTCTCGTTCGTGTTCGGCTTCTCCGAGGAGGTCATCCCGTTCGCGACCATCGGCGTCCTCGTCCTCATCGGCGTCGTGCTCACCGCTTCCCCGGTCGTCTACAGCACTGTCGAGAAGATCCAGTTCTTCATGGTCGCGCTCATCGTCGGCTTCGTGGTGTACGCCGCGCTCACGCTCATCGGGGGTGATGGCTACGCCGAGCTGGCCGGCGGCTTCACGGCGGTCGGCGACATCCCCGACGCGGCCGCCACCATCGGCGCGGCGCCGCTACTGGGTGCGATCGCCTTCGCGGGAGCCGGCGGCATCATGAACCTCGTCCAGTCCAACTGGGTGCGCGACAAGGGGCTGGGCATGGGGGCCCGGATGCCGCGGGTCGTCTCGCCGTTCACCGGCCGCGAGGAGGCCAGCCCGACCACCGGCTACTTCTTCCGCCGGGACGCCGAGAACCTCCGGCGCTGGCAGGGCTGGTGGCGGGTGGCCGACCGGGAGCAGCAGCTCACCTTCCTGCTGATCGGCGGGGTGTCCCTGCTGGTGTTCATGACCCTGACGTTCGTCACCGTCGGCACGGGCACCGACGCGGAGGGCCTCGACTTCATCCGGCTGCAGGGTGACGCGCTCGGCTCGGCGGTGGGTGGCTGGCTGAGCACCGTGTTCTGGCTGATCGGCACCGCGGTCCTCTTCTCCACCAACCTGGCGGTCCTCGACATGGTCGCGCGCCTGACGGCCGACGTGCTGCGCACGGGAGCCCTGCGCGACAGCCAGCGGTGGAGCGAGAGCCGGCTCTACTTCGTCACCGTGTGGGCGATGATCCTCTTCGGGTCGGTCATCCTGCTGCTCGGCGTCGACCAGCCGCTGCTGCTGCTCGTGATCGCCTCGGCGCTCAACGGGATCGTGATGTTCATCTACAGCGCGCTGCTGCTCAAGCTGAACCGGGGCGTGCTCCCCCGGGAGATCGGACTGTCCGGCGTCCGCCTGGGCGCGATCGTGTGGGCCGTCGTGTTCTACGGCTTCTTCTCCGCAATCCTGCTCTGGGACCAGGTCGGCCAGCTGCTCTGA
- the eno gene encoding phosphopyruvate hydratase: MASIAAVGAREILDSRGNPTVEVEVVLDDGTYARAAVPSGASTGQFEAVELRDGGKRYGGKGVAKAVSAVVGKLGPALEGLEADDQRLVDQAMLDLDATPNKASLGANAILGTSLAVARAAADSAGLPLFRYVGGPNAHLLPVPMMNILNGGAHADTNVDVQEFMIAPIGAATFREALQQGAEVYQALKAVLKKKGLATGVGDEGGFAPDLSSNRDALDLIADAVKSAGFKLGKDIALALDVAATEFYEKKSYVFEGKKRSAEDMAHYYADLVSAYPIVSIEDPLDEEDWDGWRAITELLGDRTQLVGDDLFVTNVERLQRGIDGGQANALLVKVNQIGSLTETLDSVDLAHRNGFRCMMSHRSGETEDTTIADLAVATNCGQIKTGAPARSERVAKYNQLLRIEDELGDAARYAGAGAFPRFSR; the protein is encoded by the coding sequence GTGGCATCCATCGCAGCCGTCGGCGCCCGCGAGATCCTCGACTCGCGCGGCAACCCCACCGTCGAGGTCGAGGTGGTGCTCGACGACGGGACGTACGCCCGCGCCGCCGTCCCGAGCGGTGCCTCCACCGGTCAGTTCGAGGCGGTGGAGCTGCGCGACGGCGGCAAGCGCTACGGCGGCAAGGGCGTGGCGAAGGCGGTCTCGGCCGTGGTCGGCAAGCTCGGCCCGGCCCTCGAGGGCCTCGAGGCCGACGACCAGCGGCTCGTCGACCAGGCGATGCTCGACCTCGACGCGACCCCCAACAAGGCCTCCCTCGGGGCCAACGCGATCCTGGGCACGTCGCTCGCGGTGGCCCGGGCCGCCGCCGACTCCGCCGGCCTGCCGCTGTTCCGCTACGTCGGTGGGCCCAACGCCCACCTGCTGCCGGTGCCGATGATGAACATCCTCAACGGTGGGGCCCACGCCGACACCAACGTCGACGTGCAGGAGTTCATGATCGCGCCGATCGGTGCCGCGACGTTCCGCGAGGCCCTGCAGCAGGGCGCCGAGGTCTACCAGGCCCTCAAGGCGGTGCTGAAGAAGAAGGGGCTCGCCACCGGCGTCGGCGACGAGGGCGGCTTCGCGCCTGACCTCTCCTCCAACCGCGACGCCCTGGACCTGATCGCCGACGCGGTCAAGTCCGCCGGCTTCAAGCTGGGCAAGGACATCGCCCTCGCCCTCGACGTGGCAGCCACCGAGTTCTACGAGAAGAAGTCCTATGTCTTCGAGGGCAAGAAGCGCTCGGCCGAGGACATGGCGCACTACTACGCCGACCTGGTCTCGGCCTACCCGATCGTCTCGATCGAGGACCCCCTCGACGAGGAGGACTGGGACGGGTGGCGCGCCATCACAGAGCTGCTCGGCGACCGGACCCAGCTCGTCGGCGACGATCTGTTCGTGACCAACGTCGAGCGGCTGCAGCGCGGCATCGACGGCGGCCAGGCCAACGCCCTCCTCGTGAAGGTCAACCAGATCGGCTCGCTCACCGAGACCCTCGACTCGGTCGACCTCGCCCACCGCAACGGCTTCCGCTGCATGATGAGCCACCGGTCCGGCGAGACCGAGGACACCACCATCGCCGACCTCGCGGTCGCCACGAACTGCGGCCAGATCAAGACGGGTGCGCCGGCGCGGTCGGAGCGGGTCGCCAAGTACAACCAGCTGCTGCGCATCGAGGACGAGCTCGGTGACGCGGCGCGGTACGCCGGCGCGGGCGCGTTCCCCCGGTTCAGCCGCTGA
- a CDS encoding FtsB family cell division protein, producing MSERRAGRQTRGPAGPRRPARRGQERAAARTRATTTGETRRRPRLTGRAAVLVLVLAVLAVSYASSLKAYLVQRAHIADLKAEIAETSADIDELEREKRRWRDDAFVRVQARERFGYVMPGETAYVVLDEDGEPVESRAELHDPAEVLAEPPTPWWEDAWESVELAGSPPRHDPPPATDLEAPKD from the coding sequence GTGAGCGAGCGACGAGCCGGGCGGCAGACGCGGGGGCCGGCCGGGCCCCGTCGCCCCGCGCGTCGGGGTCAGGAACGGGCAGCGGCCCGGACCCGTGCCACGACGACCGGCGAGACTCGGCGCCGGCCGCGGCTCACCGGCCGCGCGGCGGTCCTGGTCCTGGTGCTGGCGGTGCTCGCCGTCTCCTACGCCTCCTCGCTCAAGGCCTACCTGGTGCAGCGCGCCCACATCGCCGACCTCAAGGCCGAGATCGCGGAGACGTCGGCCGACATCGACGAGCTGGAGCGCGAGAAGCGCCGCTGGCGCGACGACGCGTTCGTGCGGGTGCAGGCCCGCGAGCGGTTCGGCTACGTGATGCCCGGTGAGACCGCCTACGTCGTCCTCGACGAGGACGGGGAGCCGGTCGAGAGCCGGGCGGAGCTCCACGACCCCGCCGAGGTGCTGGCCGAGCCGCCCACGCCGTGGTGGGAGGATGCGTGGGAGTCGGTGGAGCTCGCCGGCTCGCCGCCGCGCCACGACCCGCCGCCGGCCACCGACCTGGAGGCACCGAAGGATTGA
- a CDS encoding DUF501 domain-containing protein, protein MTTVDPADEAAIERQLGRPPRAIAGIGHRCGCGLPDVVTTEPRLPGGTPFPTTYYLTCPRAASRIGTLEGSGLMKEMEGRLGADPALAAAYRAAHEAYLEDRAGLGDVPEIDGISAGGMPDRVKCLHVLAAHALAAGPGVNPLGDEVLESLGEWWAEGPCVAPTDG, encoded by the coding sequence ATGACCACCGTCGACCCCGCCGACGAGGCGGCGATCGAGCGGCAGCTGGGGCGCCCGCCCCGGGCGATCGCCGGGATCGGTCACCGCTGCGGGTGCGGGCTGCCCGACGTCGTCACGACCGAGCCACGCCTGCCCGGCGGGACCCCGTTCCCGACCACGTACTACCTGACCTGTCCGCGGGCCGCCTCACGCATCGGCACGCTCGAGGGCTCCGGCCTGATGAAGGAGATGGAGGGCAGGCTCGGCGCCGACCCGGCGCTGGCCGCCGCCTACCGGGCGGCCCACGAGGCCTACCTCGAGGACCGGGCCGGGCTCGGCGACGTCCCCGAGATCGACGGGATCTCCGCCGGCGGCATGCCCGACCGCGTCAAGTGCCTCCACGTGCTGGCCGCCCATGCCCTGGCCGCCGGCCCGGGGGTCAACCCGTTGGGTGACGAGGTGCTGGAGTCGCTCGGGGAGTGGTGGGCGGAGGGTCCCTGCGTCGCCCCCACCGATGGGTGA
- a CDS encoding exopolyphosphatase has translation MGDAVAAIDCGTNTVKLLVGSFAGDGLDVVERRSEVVRLGQGVDATGRLGEEALARTFAALDDYAGLVRAHGVPPERIRFCATSATRDAANAAEFASGVHARLGVSPEVLSGDEEAALAFAGAMRGVGHATAPLLVLDVGGGSTEVILGDRDGVRVARSMDVGSVRLHERHVRHDPPTAAEVAAVAADVDAHLDGCGVPLAEAATVVGIAGTCTSLAAGVLDLPAYDPAAIDGSAHAVAEVRETIDRVVALTVDERRALPWLHPGRADVIGAGLVIVERVLARTTVAELVVSESDILEGIAWSLAP, from the coding sequence ATGGGTGACGCGGTCGCCGCGATCGACTGCGGCACCAACACGGTCAAGCTGCTCGTCGGCAGCTTCGCGGGCGACGGGCTCGACGTCGTCGAGCGGAGGTCGGAGGTGGTGCGCCTCGGGCAGGGCGTCGACGCGACGGGTCGACTGGGCGAGGAGGCGCTGGCACGCACCTTCGCCGCGCTCGACGACTACGCCGGTCTCGTCCGGGCCCACGGGGTCCCCCCGGAGCGGATCCGCTTCTGCGCGACCTCCGCGACCCGCGACGCCGCCAACGCCGCGGAGTTCGCGTCCGGGGTCCACGCCCGCCTCGGGGTGAGCCCGGAGGTCCTCTCCGGCGACGAGGAGGCCGCGCTGGCCTTCGCCGGAGCGATGCGCGGCGTGGGCCACGCCACGGCTCCCCTGCTCGTGCTCGACGTGGGCGGTGGCTCCACCGAGGTGATCCTCGGCGACCGCGACGGTGTCCGGGTCGCCCGGTCGATGGACGTCGGCTCGGTCCGGCTCCACGAGCGCCACGTCCGTCACGACCCACCGACCGCGGCCGAGGTCGCCGCCGTCGCGGCCGACGTCGACGCCCACCTCGACGGGTGCGGCGTGCCGCTGGCGGAGGCCGCCACCGTCGTCGGGATCGCCGGGACCTGCACCAGCCTCGCCGCGGGGGTGCTGGACCTCCCGGCCTACGACCCTGCGGCGATCGACGGGTCGGCCCACGCGGTCGCCGAGGTCCGGGAGACCATCGACCGCGTGGTGGCGCTGACGGTCGACGAGCGGCGGGCACTGCCCTGGTTGCACCCCGGCCGGGCCGACGTGATCGGCGCCGGGCTCGTCATCGTCGAGCGGGTGCTCGCTCGCACCACGGTCGCCGAGCTCGTCGTCAGCGAGTCCGACATCCTCGAGGGGATCGCGTGGTCGCTGGCGCCGTGA
- a CDS encoding uracil-DNA glycosylase yields the protein MSPLPHPVTGQLFPSPVPAGTGWPDDPARPDTPVARTAAGVRRLAAGPDLASLDARVSVCSACPRLVGWREQVAREKRASFADQPYWGRPIAGWGSATPRILVVGLAPAAHGGNRTGRVFTGDSSGDWLFASLNRVGIATQETSRHAGDGQRLVEARMVATVRCAPPQNQPTVEERDTCAPWLERELRLVLPHVRVVVALGGYGWAASLRGLESAGVAVPRPRPRFGHGTEVGLDGLTLLGCYHPSQHNTFTGRLTPAMLDEVLGRARALAR from the coding sequence GTGAGCCCGCTGCCGCACCCGGTCACGGGCCAGCTGTTCCCGTCACCGGTCCCGGCCGGGACCGGGTGGCCGGACGACCCGGCGCGACCGGACACGCCCGTCGCGCGCACCGCTGCCGGCGTACGCCGCCTGGCGGCCGGACCCGACCTGGCCTCGCTCGACGCGCGGGTGAGCGTCTGCTCGGCGTGCCCGAGGCTCGTCGGCTGGCGGGAGCAGGTCGCCCGGGAGAAGCGGGCCTCGTTCGCCGACCAGCCCTACTGGGGGCGGCCGATCGCCGGGTGGGGGTCGGCGACGCCCCGGATCCTCGTGGTGGGCCTGGCGCCGGCAGCCCACGGTGGCAACCGCACCGGCCGGGTCTTCACCGGCGACTCCAGCGGCGACTGGCTCTTCGCGAGCCTGAACCGCGTCGGCATCGCCACGCAGGAGACCTCCCGGCACGCCGGTGACGGGCAGCGCCTGGTCGAGGCCCGGATGGTCGCCACCGTGCGGTGCGCACCGCCACAGAACCAGCCGACCGTCGAGGAGCGCGACACGTGTGCGCCGTGGCTGGAGCGCGAGCTGCGGCTCGTGCTGCCGCACGTCCGGGTCGTGGTGGCGCTGGGGGGCTACGGCTGGGCCGCGTCGCTGCGAGGCCTCGAGAGCGCAGGGGTCGCCGTGCCGCGGCCGCGGCCCCGGTTCGGCCACGGCACCGAGGTCGGCCTCGACGGACTGACCCTGCTCGGGTGCTACCACCCGAGCCAGCACAACACCTTCACCGGGCGTCTCACGCCGGCCATGCTCGACGAGGTCCTCGGCCGGGCCCGCGCCCTGGCCCGGTGA